Proteins encoded by one window of Agelaius phoeniceus isolate bAgePho1 chromosome 5, bAgePho1.hap1, whole genome shotgun sequence:
- the LOC129119330 gene encoding splicing factor 3B subunit 2, with amino-acid sequence MDKMAAMGMLTTPAPHAPPEGAPNGARTPLAPQGSPMGAPLLIGAPQPRESPPLPSDDSREAQDSGVGPKIPQVLEKILQLKQSRQEELVMVLGVSAEDEMETELQASALASETEEDTGTSKKVRNRKRRNRKRKKQGKGGPWQGSPTLICPWGDPEPTPGDAPRVEIEYVTEEPEIDDPNFVFFRRIFEAFRLTDRVRKDKEKEPEWAEQAESAGVSCKKGPKDGIRGTDGISSEDEQKKQEAPQLSKKRLRRMNRFTVAELKQLVARPDVVEMHDVTAQDPKLLVHLKATRNSVLVPRHWCFKRKYLQGKRGIEKPPFELPEFIKRTGIQEMREALQEKEEQKTMKTKVQPKMGKIDIDYQKLHDAFFKWQTKPKLTLHGDLYYAGKEFETRLKEKKPGVLSDELWIALGMPMGPNAHKVPPPWLITMQRYGPPPSYPNLKILGLNAPIPEGCSFGYHAGGWGKPPVDEMGKPLYGDMFGTNATKFQMKEEEEIDHTPWGELEPSDEESEEEEEEEEESNEEKPNQTGFITPTDSGFITPGGFSSVPAGMETPEVIELRKKKMEAMDGSETSQLFTVVPEKRTATMGMAMMGSTHIYDMSAVVGHKGPVTEAQGVEVALAPEELELHPTAMTQKYEEHVRERQVQVEKEDFSDMGAEHTAKQKQKKCKAQAQDAHGGAKKYKEFKF; translated from the coding sequence atggacaaGATGGCAGCAATGGGCATGCTGACTACCCCAGCCCCACACGCTCCCCCTGAGGGGGCTCCCAATGGTGCCAGGACCCCCCTGGCCCCCCAAGGCAGCCCTATGGGAGCCCCCCTGCTCATaggagccccccagccccgcgAGTCTCCCCCGCTCCCCAGCGATGACAGCAGAGAGGCCCAGGACTCCGGGGTGGGCCCCAAGATCCCACAGGTGCTGGAGAAGATCCTGCAGCTCAAGCAGAGCcgccaggaggagctggtgaTGGTCCTGGGGGTCTCAGCTGAGGATGAAATGGAGACAGAGCTCCAGGCATCAGCATTGGCCTCCGAGACTGaggaggacacagggacatcCAAAAAGGTGAGGAACCGGAAGCGCCGCAACCGCAAGAGGAAGaagcaggggaagggagggcCCTGGCAAGGGTCTCCAACCCTGATCTGCCCCTGGGGGGACCCTGAGCCCACCCCTGGGGATGCCCCCAGGGTGGAGATTGAGTACGTGACCGAGGAGCCTGAGATTGATGACCCCAACTTCGTGTTCTTCAGGAGGATTTTCGAGGCTTTCAGGCTGACAGACAGGgtgaggaaggacaaggagaaagAGCCAGagtgggcagagcaggcagagagcGCTGGGGTATCCTGTAAAAAGGGACCCAAGGATGGCATCAGGGGCACTGATGGGATCAGCTCTGAGGATGAGCAGAAGAAGCAGGAGGCACCCCAGTTGTCTAAGAAGAGACTGCGGCGCATGAACAGGTTCACAGTGGCCGAGCTGAAACAGCTGGTGGCTCGCCCTGATGTGGTGGAGATGCACGATGTCACCGCGCAGGACCCCAAGCTCCTGGTGCACCTGAAGGCCACACGGAACTCAGTACTGGTGCCGCGGCACTGGTGCTTCAAGAGGAAATACCTGCAAGGCAAGAGGGGCATTGAGAAACCACCCTTTGAGCTGCCTGAGTTCATCAAGCGCACGGGCATCCAGGAAATGcgcgaggccctgcaggagaaaGAGGAGCAGAAAACGATGAAGACCAAGGTGCAACCCAAGATGGGCAAGATTGACATTGACTACCAGAAACTTCATGATGCCTTCTTCAAGTGGCAGACCAAGCCCAAACTGACCCTACACGGGGACCTCTACTATGCAGGGAAGGAGTTTGAGACACGGCTCAAGGAGAAGAAGCCGGGTGTCCTCTCGGACGAGCTGTGGATCGCTCTGGGCATGCCCATGGGGCCGAACGCCCACAAGGTGCCCCCCCCATGGCTGATCACCATGCAGCGCTATGGACCACCCCCTTCGTACCCCAACCTCAAAATCCTGGGGCTCAACGCCCCCATCCCTGAGGGCTGCTCTTTTGGGTACCATGCTGGGGGGTGGGGGAAGCCCCCTGTGGACGAGATGGGGAAGCCGCTCTATGGAGACATGTTCGGCACCAACGCCACCAAGTTCCAaatgaaggaggaggaggagatcgACCACACAccctggggagagctggagccATCAGATGAGGAatctgaggaggaggaggaggaagaggaggagagcaACGAAGAGAAACCCAACCAGACAGGGTTCATCACCCCCACTGACAGTGGGTTTATTACCCCAGGGGGCTTCTCCTCAGTGCCAGCCGGGATGGAGACACCAGAGGTGATCGAGCTCCGCAAGAAGAAAATGGAGGCCATGGACGGGAGTGAGACCTCCCAGCTGTTCACAGTGGTCCCTGAAAAACGCACGGCAACCATGGGAATGGCCATGATGGGCTCCACCCACATTTATGACATGTCCGCAGTGGTGGGACACAAGGGGCCAGTGACAGAGGCACAGGGCGTGGAGGTGGCACTggcccctgaggagctggagctgcacccCACAGCCATGACTCAGAAGTATGAGGAGCACGTGCGGGAGCGGCAGGTGCAGGTGGAGAAAGAGGACTTCAGTGACATGGGGGCCGAGCACACCGccaagcagaagcagaagaaatgCAAGGCACAGGCCCAGGATGCCCATGGGGGGGCCAAGAAGTACAAGGAGTTCAAGTTTTAG